The Streptomyces laurentii genome contains a region encoding:
- a CDS encoding ribulose-5-phosphate 4-epimerase (Ribulose-5-phosphate 4-epimerase and related epimerases and aldolases [Streptomyces venezuelae ATCC10712];~Zn2+ binding site [ion binding];~hypothetical protein; Provisional;~identified by MetaGeneAnnotator; putative;~intersubunit interface [polypeptide binding]), whose translation MTETPAPVPVERLHFALPPVHASAAEERTHRRQRLAAALRVFGRFGYEEGVSGHITARDPEHADCYWVNPFGVPFADLTASDLILVNGDGQVVHGTHHVNQAAFTLHAEVHRARPDVVAVAHAHSTHGRALAALGELLDPLTQDACAFYQDHALYDAYTGVTVDPAEGRRIAAALGTLKALVLRNHGLLTVGSSVDAAAWWFIALERCAEVQLAARADGRPVLIDHRDAVATREQIGSDLVAWINYQPLWSRISRAEPDLLG comes from the coding sequence ATGACCGAGACACCGGCGCCCGTTCCCGTCGAACGGCTCCACTTCGCCCTGCCGCCCGTCCACGCCTCGGCGGCCGAGGAACGCACCCACCGCCGACAGCGGCTCGCCGCCGCCCTCCGGGTCTTCGGCCGGTTCGGCTACGAGGAGGGGGTGTCCGGACACATCACCGCCCGCGATCCCGAACACGCCGATTGCTACTGGGTGAACCCCTTCGGCGTCCCCTTCGCCGACCTCACCGCGAGCGACCTGATCCTGGTGAACGGCGACGGCCAGGTCGTGCACGGCACCCACCACGTCAACCAGGCCGCCTTCACGCTGCACGCCGAGGTCCACCGCGCCCGGCCCGATGTCGTCGCCGTCGCGCACGCCCACTCCACGCACGGTCGGGCGCTCGCCGCCCTCGGCGAACTCCTCGACCCGCTCACCCAGGACGCCTGCGCCTTCTACCAGGACCACGCCCTGTACGACGCCTACACCGGCGTCACCGTCGACCCGGCGGAAGGCCGCCGGATAGCCGCCGCCCTCGGCACCCTGAAGGCGCTCGTCCTGCGCAACCACGGTCTGCTCACCGTCGGCTCCTCCGTCGACGCCGCGGCCTGGTGGTTCATCGCCCTCGAACGGTGCGCCGAGGTCCAGCTGGCCGCCCGTGCCGACGGCCGGCCGGTGCTCATCGACCACCGCGACGCCGTCGCCACCCGCGAACAGATCGGCAGCGACCTGGTCGCCTGGATCAACTACCAACCGCTCTGGAGCCGGATCAGCCGCGCCGAACCCGACCTCCTCGGCTGA
- a CDS encoding hypothetical protein (identified by MetaGeneAnnotator; putative;~sequence version:1), whose amino-acid sequence MPSHHEAPPPAETPPAPPLRRSRGQKVVAGVCGGLGRHFGLDPVIFRVTLGVLAVTGGAGLIFYGFAWLLIPLDGEEENEGRRLLTGRVSGSSLAAVLMALVGCGIFLSTLNNGGLLGFSLILSLAVSGAAVWSQRRTAVAAVADEGGRIDPAAALAVAEAPPETKAPPVIDFTMSWWRDPIVKDGSTGKVAIGYLWGPHAGVDQDGRVAGETPRPGWHWGPKPPTPGRPAAPSRPAEDSWTSIGGLVFLLALVAGGLGTGLTWHTHPLGTSLQIGLAAALAVIGVGLVISSFLGRTGFGTICLLVLTTGLLTVASVLPKEISTVWERETWRPAAVAAVQPRYKLDTGVGRLDLSQLAIPAKTTVTTRARVGAGKLEVVVPRNATVRLRAQVGLGDLALPPQHTTTAVRPAVPSAPATPSPGQIPPPVAPVPPTPPAASADDIDIAPDLDETRTLPPPPGVTPGGTLELTLEVGLGQVEVTRAAS is encoded by the coding sequence ATGCCTTCGCACCACGAGGCCCCGCCGCCGGCGGAGACCCCGCCCGCCCCGCCGCTGCGGCGCTCGCGCGGGCAGAAAGTCGTGGCTGGTGTGTGCGGCGGTCTCGGCCGGCATTTCGGCCTGGACCCGGTGATCTTCCGCGTCACGCTGGGCGTGCTGGCCGTGACCGGCGGCGCCGGGCTGATCTTCTACGGCTTCGCGTGGCTGCTGATACCGCTCGACGGCGAGGAGGAGAACGAGGGGCGCAGGCTGCTGACCGGCCGGGTCTCGGGCTCCTCGCTGGCGGCGGTGCTGATGGCGCTGGTGGGCTGCGGGATCTTCCTGTCGACGCTGAACAACGGCGGTCTGCTGGGGTTCTCGCTGATCCTCTCGCTCGCGGTGAGCGGCGCGGCGGTGTGGTCCCAGCGGCGGACGGCCGTCGCCGCGGTCGCCGACGAGGGCGGCCGGATAGATCCCGCGGCGGCGCTCGCGGTCGCCGAAGCACCGCCGGAGACCAAGGCTCCGCCGGTGATCGACTTCACGATGTCCTGGTGGAGGGACCCGATAGTGAAGGACGGTTCGACGGGCAAGGTGGCCATCGGCTATCTGTGGGGCCCGCACGCGGGAGTCGACCAGGACGGCAGGGTCGCCGGCGAGACGCCGCGGCCCGGCTGGCACTGGGGTCCGAAGCCGCCGACGCCCGGGCGGCCCGCCGCCCCGTCCCGGCCGGCGGAGGACAGCTGGACGTCGATCGGCGGGCTGGTGTTCCTGCTCGCGCTGGTCGCGGGCGGCCTGGGCACGGGACTGACCTGGCACACGCATCCGCTGGGCACGAGCCTGCAGATCGGTCTGGCCGCGGCGCTCGCGGTGATCGGCGTGGGCCTGGTGATCAGCAGCTTCCTGGGCCGGACCGGGTTCGGCACGATCTGTCTGCTGGTGCTGACGACGGGTCTGCTGACGGTGGCCTCGGTGCTGCCGAAGGAGATCTCCACGGTCTGGGAGCGGGAGACCTGGCGGCCGGCGGCGGTCGCCGCGGTACAGCCGCGGTACAAGCTCGACACCGGAGTCGGCCGGCTCGACCTGTCCCAGCTGGCCATCCCGGCGAAGACGACGGTGACCACCCGGGCCCGGGTCGGCGCGGGCAAGCTGGAGGTGGTCGTGCCGCGGAACGCGACGGTGAGGCTGCGGGCCCAGGTGGGCCTCGGCGACCTGGCGCTGCCGCCTCAGCACACCACGACCGCGGTGCGGCCGGCGGTGCCGTCCGCACCGGCGACACCGTCCCCGGGGCAGATCCCGCCGCCGGTGGCCCCCGTACCGCCGACGCCGCCCGCGGCGTCGGCGGACGACATCGACATCGCCCCGGATCTCGACGAGACCCGGACGCTCCCCCCGCCGCCGGGCGTCACCCCGGGCGGCACCCTCGAGCTCACCCTCGAGGTCGGACTCGGACAGGTGGAGGTCACCCGTGCTGCTTCATGA
- a CDS encoding doxX family protein (DoxX family protein [Streptomyces sp. SirexAA- E];~DoxX; cl17842;~PFAM: DoxX family protein; KEGG: sgr:SGR_2741 hypothetical protein;~identified by MetaGeneAnnotator; putative): MAGPTDEAAGGTADQGSGGTGSGAGAGAAARPGPGGASGSGDGPKTLASRYALVPLRIFLGITFVYAGLDKLTDSAFLSATGPESIGEVMRGVRDSSALPALVDVALRSPVGFGYALALGELAVGLGTLFGLFTRVAALGGALISFSLWLTVSWQVHPYYLGNDLAYLMAWLPLLLAGAPVLSLDALLAARRRIR; this comes from the coding sequence ATGGCAGGACCGACGGACGAAGCGGCGGGCGGAACGGCGGATCAGGGGTCCGGCGGTACGGGATCGGGGGCAGGCGCGGGTGCGGCGGCGCGGCCGGGCCCGGGCGGGGCCTCCGGCTCGGGCGACGGCCCGAAGACCCTCGCCTCCCGCTACGCCCTGGTCCCGCTGCGGATCTTCCTCGGCATCACCTTCGTCTACGCCGGTCTGGACAAGCTCACCGACTCGGCCTTCCTCTCCGCCACCGGACCCGAATCGATCGGCGAGGTCATGCGGGGCGTCCGCGACTCCTCGGCCCTGCCCGCCCTGGTCGACGTGGCCCTCCGCAGCCCCGTCGGCTTCGGCTACGCCCTCGCCCTCGGCGAACTCGCCGTCGGCCTCGGCACCCTCTTCGGGCTGTTCACCCGGGTGGCCGCGCTCGGCGGAGCGCTGATCTCGTTCTCCCTGTGGCTGACCGTCAGCTGGCAGGTGCACCCCTACTACCTGGGCAACGACCTTGCCTATCTCATGGCCTGGCTGCCGCTGCTGCTCGCCGGCGCCCCGGTGCTGTCGCTGGACGCCCTCCTGGCCGCCCGCCGGCGTATCCGATAG
- a CDS encoding GMP synthase (AMP/PPi binding site [chemical binding];~ATP Binding subdomain [chemical binding];~Dimerization subdomain;~GMP synthase [Streptomyces cattleya NRRL 8057 = DSM46488];~GMP synthase; Reviewed; PRK00074;~Ligand Binding sites [chemical binding];~The C-terminal domain of GMP synthetase. It contains two subdomains; the ATP pyrophosphatase domain which closes to the N-termial and the dimerization domain at C-terminal end. The ATP-PPase isa twisted, five-stranded parallel beta-sheet sandwiched...; cd01997;~Type 1 glutamine amidotransferase (GATase1) domain foundin GMP synthetase; cd01742;~candidate oxyanion hole;~catalytic triad [active];~identified by MetaGeneAnnotator; putative;~potential glutamine specificity residues [chemical binding]), whose translation MSSAPTAGAPDVTNPDVVLVVDFGAQYAQLIARRVREARVYSEIVPSTMPVAEMLAKNPKAIILSGGPSSVYAEGAPRLDRAIFEAGVPVFGMCYGFQLMATTLGGTVDNTGAREYGRTPLHVSKAGSTLFEGTPTEQSVWMSHGDACSAAPEGFTVTASTDVVPVAAFENDEKKLYGVQYHPEVLHSTHGQQILEHFLYRGAGIEPSWTTGNVIEEQVAAIRAQVGTKRAICGLSGGVDSAVAAALVQKAIGSQLTCVYVDHGLMRKNETEQVEKDFVAATGVQLKVVDAQERFLTALAGVSDPETKRKIIGREFIRVFEQAQADIIAEGAADGEEVAFLVQGTLYPDIVESGGGTGTANIKSHHNVGGLPEDLEFELVEPLRQLFKDEVRMVGQELGLPDEIVQRQPFPGPGLGIRIVGEVTKERLDLLREADAIAREELTAAGLDREIWQCPVVLLADVRSVGVQGDGRTYGHPIVLRPVSSEDAMTADWSRLPYDVLGRISTRITNEVADVNRVVLDVTSKPPGTIEWE comes from the coding sequence GTGTCCTCAGCGCCCACCGCTGGTGCGCCCGACGTCACCAACCCGGACGTAGTCCTCGTTGTCGACTTCGGCGCCCAGTACGCCCAGCTCATCGCCCGCCGCGTCCGTGAGGCGCGGGTCTACAGCGAGATCGTCCCGTCCACCATGCCGGTGGCCGAGATGCTGGCCAAGAACCCCAAGGCGATCATCCTCTCCGGTGGTCCGTCGTCGGTCTACGCGGAGGGCGCGCCGCGTCTCGACCGCGCGATCTTCGAGGCCGGTGTCCCCGTCTTCGGCATGTGCTACGGCTTCCAGCTGATGGCGACGACGCTCGGCGGCACGGTCGACAACACCGGCGCCCGCGAGTACGGCCGTACCCCGCTGCACGTCAGCAAGGCCGGCTCGACCCTCTTCGAGGGCACGCCCACCGAGCAGTCGGTGTGGATGTCGCACGGCGACGCCTGCTCCGCCGCCCCCGAGGGCTTCACCGTCACCGCGTCCACGGACGTCGTGCCGGTCGCCGCCTTCGAGAACGACGAGAAGAAGCTGTACGGCGTCCAGTACCACCCCGAGGTGCTGCACTCCACGCACGGCCAGCAGATCCTGGAGCACTTCCTCTACCGCGGCGCCGGCATCGAGCCCAGCTGGACCACCGGCAACGTGATCGAGGAGCAGGTCGCCGCGATCCGCGCCCAGGTCGGCACCAAGCGCGCCATCTGCGGTCTGTCCGGCGGCGTCGACTCCGCCGTGGCCGCCGCGCTCGTGCAGAAGGCCATCGGCTCGCAGCTCACCTGCGTCTACGTCGACCACGGCCTGATGCGCAAGAACGAGACCGAGCAGGTCGAGAAGGACTTCGTGGCCGCCACCGGCGTCCAGCTGAAGGTCGTCGACGCCCAGGAGCGCTTCCTCACCGCCCTCGCCGGCGTCTCCGACCCGGAGACCAAGCGCAAGATCATCGGCCGTGAGTTCATCCGCGTCTTCGAGCAGGCGCAGGCCGACATCATCGCCGAGGGCGCCGCCGACGGCGAAGAGGTCGCCTTCCTCGTCCAGGGCACCCTGTACCCGGACATCGTCGAGTCCGGCGGCGGCACCGGCACCGCCAACATCAAGTCCCACCACAACGTGGGCGGCCTCCCCGAGGACCTGGAGTTCGAGCTCGTCGAGCCGCTGCGCCAGCTCTTCAAGGACGAGGTCCGCATGGTCGGCCAGGAGCTCGGCCTGCCCGACGAGATCGTCCAGCGCCAGCCGTTCCCCGGCCCCGGCCTCGGCATCCGCATCGTCGGCGAGGTCACCAAGGAGCGCCTGGACCTGCTGCGCGAGGCCGACGCCATCGCCCGCGAGGAGCTGACGGCCGCCGGTCTCGACCGCGAGATCTGGCAGTGCCCGGTCGTGCTGCTCGCCGACGTCCGCTCCGTCGGCGTACAGGGCGACGGCCGCACCTACGGCCACCCGATCGTGCTGCGTCCGGTGTCCTCCGAGGACGCCATGACCGCCGACTGGTCGCGCCTGCCGTACGACGTCCTCGGCCGCATCTCGACCCGCATCACCAACGAGGTCGCCGACGTCAACCGCGTCGTCCTCGACGTGACCAGCAAGCCGCCGGGCACCATCGAGTGGGAGTGA